Proteins from a genomic interval of Candidatus Nanosynbacter sp. HMT-352:
- the der gene encoding ribosome biogenesis GTPase Der, protein MSKLPTVAIIGQANVGKSSLFNRLTRSRTAIVAREAGTTRDNVVGKVSYKRRNVDSAPSDDYSQFWLIDTAGLKTAEDEFEATIQDQIADASAAADVILVTVDSTAYPSDADRQLTKKALKSGKPVILIANKADLKGSLSIDEFKRLGIKNIIKTSAEHSIGISELLDSIAELIPPATETTPDDIIRVALIGRPNVGKSNLFNTLAGKQQAIVANVAGTTRDVNRVQVRYHGQTIELLDTAGVRRQGKQETGIEKFSVLRTMQAINEADVCLLLMDVNELNVQLDQRLAGIIDEAGKGLVLVVSKWDSVEGKDAYTHDEIAPQISYNFKFTPYAPLIFTSSVTGQNVAKLFDLALDIYKRRRQECKTRALNDILQKAIAAHPPAGLKNSHPKLRYIVQTDVAPPWFVIYGSNLKFVHWSYKRYLERTLREAFNFAGTPIKMSFRDEKQLKANRERVARGLAPVTKAYKQAKNAEKGI, encoded by the coding sequence ATGTCTAAATTACCAACAGTCGCCATCATCGGGCAAGCCAACGTCGGCAAAAGCTCATTATTCAATCGCTTGACGCGCTCTCGCACAGCCATAGTCGCCAGAGAAGCCGGCACGACACGCGACAATGTCGTTGGTAAAGTCTCATATAAACGACGCAACGTAGATTCTGCGCCGTCAGATGACTATTCGCAATTTTGGCTCATCGACACGGCTGGACTTAAGACTGCCGAGGACGAGTTTGAGGCGACCATTCAGGACCAAATCGCTGACGCGTCTGCCGCCGCTGACGTAATCCTCGTAACCGTCGACTCCACTGCATATCCTTCCGACGCCGATCGACAATTGACCAAAAAAGCCCTAAAAAGCGGCAAGCCAGTCATTTTAATCGCCAATAAAGCAGACTTAAAAGGCTCTCTTTCTATCGACGAGTTCAAACGACTCGGCATTAAAAACATCATAAAAACTTCCGCCGAGCATAGCATTGGCATTTCGGAGCTTCTTGATAGCATTGCCGAACTTATTCCGCCAGCCACCGAAACTACACCTGATGATATTATTCGCGTCGCGCTAATTGGTCGACCAAACGTCGGCAAAAGTAATCTGTTCAATACTTTGGCGGGCAAGCAGCAAGCTATCGTCGCCAACGTTGCAGGTACGACTCGCGACGTAAACCGCGTTCAAGTTCGTTATCACGGTCAGACGATTGAGCTGCTCGACACTGCTGGAGTTCGCCGCCAAGGAAAGCAAGAAACGGGAATTGAGAAGTTCTCAGTTCTTCGCACTATGCAAGCCATCAACGAAGCCGACGTCTGTCTGCTTCTTATGGATGTCAATGAGCTTAATGTCCAATTGGATCAGCGCCTAGCTGGAATTATTGACGAGGCGGGCAAGGGGCTTGTTCTGGTCGTCAGCAAATGGGACTCCGTCGAAGGTAAAGACGCTTACACACACGATGAAATTGCGCCACAAATCAGCTATAATTTCAAATTCACGCCGTACGCGCCGTTAATATTCACCTCTTCCGTTACTGGGCAGAATGTCGCTAAGTTATTCGACCTAGCGCTTGATATCTATAAACGCCGACGCCAAGAATGTAAAACTCGTGCCTTAAACGACATCCTACAGAAAGCCATCGCCGCACATCCGCCAGCTGGTCTGAAAAACTCGCACCCGAAGCTGCGCTACATTGTCCAGACTGACGTTGCTCCGCCGTGGTTTGTTATTTACGGTAGCAATCTGAAATTCGTCCACTGGAGCTATAAACGCTATTTGGAGCGAACTTTACGCGAAGCTTTCAATTTTGCAGGAACGCCAATTAAAATGTCTTTCCGTGACGAAAAGCAGTTAAAGGCTAATCGTGAACGCGTTGCACGCGGTCTGGCGCCAGTCACGAAAGCCTACAAGCAGGCCAAAAACGCTGAAAAAGGCATATAA